From the genome of Bos javanicus breed banteng chromosome 23, ARS-OSU_banteng_1.0, whole genome shotgun sequence:
agagaaaaaattctaaaaatactttttctcatTTCCCTGTACTAATAGCTTTCCTTTATACTAAGTAACTTTTACATCTATTAAATTTCTTCAGGTGACATATCAGGATATTGACTAATTCTCCAACTATCTCTTTTACAGGATTTATCTATGGCACTTAACTAAAGTCAATCAGATATGGTCTGAATGGTTTAGCAAACTTTTCTGAATGATCTGGGTTTTCTAGCAACACTGGGAAATTTTGTTCAAATTGTTCAGAATAGTGAATTAATAGTTGCTTTTTAATGTTTCTCTAGGGCAAAGACCTATCTGCAGGTTGATTTAAAGTCAGAACAAGTAGTAAGAATTTCTGACAAGTCTCAACCCCTCACCTGAAGTCAcatgttcaagagggaggagtcCCATCGAGAATCTATACCTTAGTATATATCAGGAAAAGCAGAATTCACAGTGGCACTGCAGAGAAAACATGAACAAGCTGCAGCCCTGCAAAGCAAATGTCCACAGGATCTATTGTCCACAGTGTGGGCTCCACATTGGTCAAGAAGCAGAACGTAAGTGGAACTCTCTCTGGATCACAGTAATGTTAATCTTTAATATCTCTTGGAAAATAGTATGCCTGAGTTGGTAAAACAACTTGTAGGaagtaaaagagagagaacttGGACCGACAAAGACTGATTCCTCTGATTTTCTTTCAGGATGTttagaataaatataaatctCTGTATAGAAATTCtcctttttatctttattatgaAGGAAATATTGCTTTATTCTCTACCATAGTAAAGAGGAAGACATGAAGTTATGTCTCAATTTTTGTGATTTCAGATATTTTCATCCAGCAGAAATAAAAGAGGGAAATgtagattaaattaaaaataaagaattgaaatgtaatattttcttcattaagaCTTTGAAGCTAGTAAAGACAGacaattttattccatttctaaACCTCATAGAtgcatgaaaaataatttgaagatttCCTATGTTGAGATTTTAATAggcagaaggattctttttaCCTTCCTGAATTAATCTTTGGAGGCTACAGTGATATTGCAAAAAGTTAAGAAATTAACTTGtcattgacttaatttttttaaatttttagatttcattttcttataattttaactGAAGCTCTGTTTTATTCAGAATTTAGGCACAATTACACACACAGACCTGTCTGTCATTAGATATTATATTGCTCTAATAGTGTGTGACAGCTTGCAATACATTTCAGagttatttatttcttcctgtgCAGGTAGGTCAATGATAGAACCCAGGCTCAAATCATGACTCTTGGAAAGCTATTTCTGAGAAAATTACCAAATGACTCTCTCAAAACAGCTATCTTAACCACTATACTCAATTACTCTTCTAAATGTGTCCACTTTTGAATCACAGCCACAGTTTGAAGTAATTTCTTCCTAATATtcaagaaatatatttgaaatgtataaCAAACAAAGAAAGCACAGCTTTTTCTACTATATCTATACAGAGAGAGGCAAATCAGTGtgatatttaacttatttttcaatcatctattttcttttagtcatttttaatGGAAGGGTTCTGGATGTTATTTGTTGAGAAGTGATCATTTTATACCCCGTGATAGGGAAAAATGTAGGTGGACTATTGATAATCTGTTCGACTGTTAAAAGTTTTGACAGCTCTGATATGCTCATGCATGTCTAAAGGAACTCTATCTGTATCACACTACTAAATCATGATGAGTTTACTATGCCTTTGAATAGAAACTAATATTTTCAACTATTTTTCACCaaactaaataaatgttatttgcaACTATAtagattaaatgaaaatttttccattcatctgccacCTTCTATCATCCTATTTAGACAATCATAAAATAGAAGCCTAAGTCTTTAtcgcttattaaaaaaaaaaagtgcttactAACAAAGTGattgaatctgcctgccaatgcaggagacttgagttcaatccctgagtcaggaatattccctggagtagaaaatagcaacccactccagtattcttgcctggcaaattccatggacagaggagtctggcaggctcactaagagtaggacacaactgagcaactaacactttcatttcactttcactttcagtgacgTGAAATCACTTTCAGTGATTTTTCATCATTATTCATAGTGTGaaattttttattcaaaaattatgTATACACaaggggatatacatatatataaacatatacatacttAGGTGAAATGCATTAGGTATTATAGACCACTGCGTAGATGGGGggagttgttaaacatttactcaCATGGTGAatgattataatttattattagaaTAACTGTAGTAACTAATGATTATTGAGATACCCTACATTCCAAGCATTGTTCTAAAAACTTTCCACTTATTCAATCTTCACCCCAACTCCAAATGATTTTTGtccccatttttacagatgagaaaactgagaccagaAGTGTGATGTAACTCGTCTGAGATTGCACAGCTAAATAATTTgcagaaatataaacaaactcTCTCTGCCTGTGCTGTCATACTCCATGCTACACTGGCCCTCTGTAAATCTCTCTATACATGATATCAAACAAAAAGAGATTATGAGTTCAGGCAATCCCTCTTTAAGCAATGAACATTCAAGAGGTAGTTAAAAGAATGAGCAGAACTTGCAGAATAAATAGGAGTCCAGAAAAGGAGAAGGGTTTCCAGGGCTTTAGATAGGAATGAATCTGACTTGTCAAAGTGAGAGGAGGCTAGTAGTCAATATGTGTAAAGTGatctgtgaaatgagaatgaGGCCTTGTGCAGGTTCATCTAGGCCATCTTAAAGAATTAGAATATTTCCTAAATGTAATGGAAAATGACTGGCTAGGTTTGGGCACATGGataatgtgattttatttaatcTTGTAAAAATGTAAAGGCATAAAACTAGAAGTAAGGAATAAAGATTATTGCCAGAATCTAGAAtagagattggagaaggcaatggcaccccaccccagtactcttgcctggaaaatcccatggacggaggagcctcgtaggctgcagtccatggcgtcgcgaagagtcggacacgactaagcgacttcactttcacttttcactttcatgcattggagaaggaaatggtaacccactccagtgttcttgcttggagaatcccagggactggggagcctggtgggctgccggctatggggtcgcacagagtcagacacgactgaagcgacttagcagcagcagaatagagATGACAGTGATTTGGACTAGGGCACTGATCATGTAAGTTTTTAGAGTGAGAggacaattaaaatatatttttgcattaaaaCTTACAAGTTTTGGTGATGTTACGTATtggagatgagagagagaaatgtgCCAAGAATAAATGCCAGATCTCCTGCATATCAAACTACAAGACCAAAGGTGCTATTCACTAGGATATGCAAAAAAAGGAATACTCTTCCTCGTTCTAACATTAGCCAAATAATTATATCATATAGGTGAATCCACTGACCAAGTAAAATAGCATGTTCACTGTACATAGtcaatgaaaattataaataatcatAGAAGCAAATCTATTCCAAACTTTCAAatttacacatgagaaaattcAGACCCTTAGTAAAACTCCGtaagtttaatataaaaatatattcaactcATCACCATAAAAGAACCTACAACAAATATCAGATTACTTGGCTGTAATTTTTACTAGTAATATAAATTTGTTACCTTTGTTTAgttctatatttatttaaattattcagaTAGTCTTTGTTGACAagtttctcctcttcctttcccttctccttttcttcctcctcctcccattcATCCTCATCGTCCTTCACCTTCTCCACCTGCTCTTCTTTTGGATTTGCCACTGAAGGATTATGGACCAGAGAAATTATACTTCTCTACATGGCTTCATTCTGCTTGGCTTCTCTGACCATCCCAAACTGCAGACGGTCCTGTCAGGAGTTGTCACTGTCTTCTACTTAATTACCTTGGTCGGTAACACAGCCATCATTCTTGCATCTCTCCTGGATTCCCATCTCCACACACCAATGTACTTTTTCCTCCGGAATTTATCTCTCCTAGATCTGTGTTTCACAACCAGCATCGTCCCCCAGATGCTGGTTAACTTGTGGGGACATGATAAGACCATCAGCTATGTGGGCTGCGTCATTCAGCTCTATGTTTACATGTGGTTTGGCTCCATTGAGTGCCTTCTCCTAGCTGTTATGTCCTATGATCGTTTTACAGCTATCTGTAAGCCCTTGCATTATTTGGTCATCATGAACCCACATTTATGCCTCAAGATGGTTATCATAGTCTGGAGTATTAGTCTGGCCAATTCTGTGGTATTATGTACACTCACCCTGAATTTGcctagatgtggaaacaaccttcTGGATCATTTCTTGTGTGAGTTGCCAGCTATGGTCAAGATAGCTTGCATAGACACCACAGCAGTTGAAATGTCTGTTTTGCTTTAGGCATTGTCATTGTCCTTACACCACTCGTCCTTATTCTTATATCCTATGGCTACATCGCCAAAACTGTGCTGAGAATGAAATCAAAAGCAGGCCAGAGAAAAGCAGTTAATACCTGTGGATCTCATCTCACCGTAGTGTCCATCTTCTACGGAACTATTATCTACATGTACCTGCAACCAGGTAACAATGCCTCCAAGGACCAGGGTAAGTTCCTCACCCTCTTTTACACTATCATCACTCCAAGTCTCAACCCTCTCATTTATACGTTAAGGAATAAGGACATGAAAGAtgcactgaagaagctgatgaGAGTTGACCACAAATCTACAAAATCAAGGAGAAACTGGAAGTCATAGAAAAAAATTAGCGTGGAtaagacaataaaatattttctagttgtctttcatttttagtGAGGCATGTAATCCCTAGATCACAAAGGtcaattaatataataatttttgtatACAAACATTTTTTGGATACAAACAATATTACAACCATCCTATTTAGCTCTTTCATTCCtctatatgcatgctcagtcacatcaaatttttgcaaccccacagactgcagtctggcaggctcctgtgtccatggaattctccaggcaggaacactgaagtgggttgccatttcctactccaggggatcttcccaacccaaggatttcaaagcctggcaggcagattttttaccactgagccatctgagaagccctttATGCCTCTAACCTTTGGCATATCTCCAGGAAAAACAAGtcatagaaatttttatttttgcttgtaatGTAACACAGAGGGAATGTAAACATAAACTTGAATGCACTTAATTtattgggatcacaaagaggtggacatgactgagcgacaactgaacagaactgaagccCCATTAAAAACTGTTCTGGTTATCTAGCTATGTATTTTCAACGCTAATGCTTAGATCTTCAGAAATACAGACCTGGATGAATAGCTTCATGTATGTTATGagttgtatataaaataataatatgctaATGGTTTTCTGCATTAAATATCTTATGATACCATTCAAACATATATACTTCTTTTGTGCAGACAATGCAATCTACAAGGTAGTAATTTGTCATAAGCACCACTTGAAACAATTCACTTTTTTTCAATGAAATTTGATCATTAACAGCATGAGTAAAAGATCTCTGTTTTTTAAGTCTGTTACATCTTTATAATGATATGAGGAAGTGAGAAGACaccaaaaaatgattttaaagatgACAACACAGTcatattcatttcttatttatttataaaacattttgttcATGATTATCCATCTCAATGGAAAGAAGAGTATGGCTAGTTTGAGATTAGTTAGGCTTTGGGGGAGACCTGTGGACAGTAGaattcatgtgatttttttagaaatatagaTTTGTAAATTTGTACGTAGTGGAGTTTCATACAATGAATGAATATCTTCACTTATCTTGATATAActttttagttatatatatatattatgaaactTATTATGAAACTATTGTGATACTTTTGAATTAAACTTTGATATTTTCTATGCAATacctttttctgctgctgctgctgctaagtcgcttcagtcatgcccgaccctgtgcaatcccatagatggcagcccaccaggctccccgtccctgggattctccaggcaagaacactggagtgggtttctctAACAGACTCCataatttaaaattgtaatcAATCTAAATACATAGTATTTCCTCCTCTATCACTTCATAATTCTTGAACTGTAGAAAGGAGTCACTAGATAATTTTACTTTCCCAGGCAGAACAATGTGATGActcacataaaatatatttaatatggtATAGGATATTGTCAGTGTTCTTATTGTCCATCTACTACATGTTTTAGAGTTACCTTCAAAAACAGTTCACCAGCCTATAAAAAAGTTCATCAGTACACAAAATGTAAACTATGTGATCCTGATTTATATAGTCTGGCCAACCCACCCATTACAtttaacaagaggaaaaaaagtaaaccaaaatGGCAGGTAGAAAcataagggaaaaataaacaatagagATACAGagcaagcagaaaataaaaaataaaacagcagtaCTGAATCCTAATTTATCAATAATCACcctaaatataaatggattgaattcaccaatcaaaagacacagagcaTCTGGAGGGATTACAAAATAGGACCTAACTATATGATGCCTCCAGGAGATTCACCTCAGCCCTAAAGACAAATATAGACTCGAAGTGAAAGGATGAAGGATGATACTGTAAGCAAATGGCAGCCAAAAGAAAGGAGTGTAGCCACATTTATGacatcagataaaacagacttcaagcaaaaaaaaaacaagagacagAGATCAACATTATAGAATGATAAAGGGGACGATTTACAAGAAGACATGATAGTTACTTATATATATGAACCTAACATAGCaacaccaaaatatataaagcaattattaacagacataaagggaattaaagggagaaattgatagGACCACAATAACAGTAGGGAACATTAACATCCCACTTACAGCCATGGGTAGATCatccaaatgaaagaaaatagggaaaggGCAGCCTTAAATGAAATGTTAGACCTATTGATTCAATAGATTTATATAGAACATTTAATCCAAATTCAGaataatacac
Proteins encoded in this window:
- the LOC133236554 gene encoding LOW QUALITY PROTEIN: olfactory receptor 2W1-like (The sequence of the model RefSeq protein was modified relative to this genomic sequence to represent the inferred CDS: inserted 1 base in 1 codon); the protein is MDQRNYTSLHGFILLGFSDHPKLQTVLSGVVTVFYLITLVGNTAIILASLLDSHLHTPMYFFLRNLSLLDLCFTTSIVPQMLVNLWGHDKTISYVGCVIQLYVYMWFGSIECLLLAVMSYDRFTAICKPLHYLVIMNPHLCLKMVIIVWSISLANSVVLCTLTLNLPRCGNNLLDHFLCELPAMVKIACIDTTAVEMSXFALGIVIVLTPLVLILISYGYIAKTVLRMKSKAGQRKAVNTCGSHLTVVSIFYGTIIYMYLQPGNNASKDQGKFLTLFYTIITPSLNPLIYTLRNKDMKDALKKLMRVDHKSTKSRRNWKS